Within Dermacentor variabilis isolate Ectoservices chromosome 8, ASM5094787v1, whole genome shotgun sequence, the genomic segment aatccgtaatctcaacagagagcgatgctgctggtctggtgtgtgagcgaagcgtgaggcccgagagcgagtcgccaggtgcgagagcgctgcgcgcaaggaccctctgtcgacgcagctcatcgaagctctggcaaagagtgacgacagctgcgacagaagtagggttccgcgccaggagcatttgaaatgcgtcgtcctcgatgcccttgaggatgtgcttcaccttgtcctcttcaggcatggtggaatcgacgcgggcgcaaatatcaacgacatcctctatgtaactagtataagtctcgccgggctgttgagcgcgctggcggaggcgttgttcagcacggagttttcgcaaggctgggcgaccgaagacttccgcgaatgcagttttgaaagcggaccaagtttggagttcccgttcgtgattgtggaaccagaggttcgcaacgccagcaagatagaagatgacgctacggagcttcgtcgggtcatcccacttgttgtgttcactgacgcgctcgtaggtggAGAGCCAATcctctacgtcagtctcacctgatccgctataaacaggagggtcccgctgccgttgcacggcgccgcacatgacaggaacggcagatgcgccaagcggattgttgggagcgtcgttcatagtagcggctggagcagatgttaaagttcggctgcgaagttccagggtgaggtcggggagtgcagcaccttccaccaaatgtaataagatgatttattatgaggcactaggcccagtctagtagcactggcagtagacgaaagctgatcacgcgcacagccgacacaagagcgccttcttcgtcttcgtcttcaccacagtTGGACTACACCAATAGCTTTTAAATGTATCATATGAAAAGGTGTCTGAGATACGCTCTACTGTCGTAAGCCTTCCACAGAAAAGAGGTTGCTTTGCTTTAGAGTAATCAATGTGGATTACCACCTGCAGCCTTCTAGGAATACTGAACCGAAAGGGTTATATTGTATTCCATGGCTGTGCATTGTAAAGTGCCCTTGCATTTTTTCTGTTGTTGTATTTACCTCTTTTTGATACCGTAACAGGGCTGCAATCACCCCAATTGTTTTCTGCAGGCTTCAGAAATGCGATGAGCCTAGCTGAAAGCGTCCCTGCCAAAATGGAATGCCACACCCCTTCCAAGGTCGTCAGTCAGGTCGAGGTTGGCATGCAGTGCAGCTTGGCTCTGGCTGACAAGTCTGTTGGGTGCTGCTTCAAAGCATGGAGCGAGTCTAGGAGCGTGCAGACTATGGAGACTCTGGAGCAGTTAACCTCCACCTCAGGTGGGCATTGACTAGCACTTCTCTTACATTTGCTTGATTGTGCGAGTTTATTATAAATGATGAAATCTGCCTAGCTGGGCACTACCTGCCCAAGTGTGTATGACATTCTGCTGCTTAGGACAAATTAAGAGGTTTGTGTTGCTTGTTTGCATACTGATTGGGGCAAAATGTAAAAATACTGCTTTACTGAGTACATTGAAGCACCTTAGATGGTATAGCTTAATCCAGAGCTCTCTTGCCCTGATGTCTGTAGTAGCCCTTACATTGTTTTACAATAACATTACACCCAGTGAGTCTCATAGTTCTGCCTAAATCAGTGATACATGTAAGCATGTGAGTACAGATCAATGCTAAGTGTAAGTCGACCCCTGTGTTTAGGATGAACAAAATTTAAGCAAAATTCTTTAATGCACTTAACTCTAAAACATACTTTGTTTTATCAATATGCTCATTCATTGAGAGAGGTGAAAACTGCACTGAAACTGTCAACGGGCGGGGGTCTTGTTCTGGGACAGTTTTGACTCATGACATCGCAAAGCACATCATCGGTGATGACTAAGCAGGAATAGGCATGGGCAACACTGTCATTGGGCAACGAGCAGCATGCACTGGGCACCCGACGTGCACGCCAGCAGTCAGTTCGGTCTACCTGTAGTCATCTTGAGGTAACTGTTGCCCATACACTCGTTTTGGTCCCCTCCCTTTGATAGCAGCTTCAGGTTTTTTGTCAGGAGCCACGTCTGGACTGT encodes:
- the LOC142590486 gene encoding uncharacterized protein LOC142590486 isoform X3, which gives rise to MSLAESVPAKMECHTPSKVVSQVEVGMQCSLALADKSVGCCFKAWSESRSVQTMETLEQLTSTSGFVPVIRQLPYCAFSQGVYNSDNMR